In the Bacillus horti genome, ATTTTACGACAAGGAGGGGAATGAGATAACCAAGGATAGACTTATTAAAGGGCAGATGGTTAGAGTTTATCATACGGGTACCTTGGCTGAGTCGTATCCGATGCAAGGCAGGGCCATTGCTGTTCAGATTGTAGACTAAGGAAAAAGTGTACTTTAAAATGTAAGATATGTTGTAATAATATGTTGTGATTTTAGGATGAAATCACAACCACTTAGATTGAACAATAAACAACAAGAAAAGCCCGTACTCCACAAGTTGGAGTAACGGGCTTTAAATATGCTCGAAGTAATATCTAGTTCATGTAACATAGCTAGCATAATAATCTAACTCAAGTATTAATGTAGGGTGCGAAATACTCCTACTACTTTTCCAAGAATGGATACGTCTCGAAGAATGATAGGTTCAAGAGATGAATTTTCAGGCTGTAGTCTGAAGTAATCCTTTTCTTTAAAGAAGCGTTTAATTGTAGCTTCTCCTTCATCCGTCATGGCTACGACAATATCTCCGTTATTCGCTACGTTCTGCTGCTTCACAATGACATAATCTCTATCATAGATACCTGCTTCAATCATACTGTCACCTTGTACGGAAAGCATGTAGATGTGCTCGGAATCATGTGCAAAGCGCTCTGGAAGAGGGAAATATTCATCCACGTTCTCAATAGCGGTGATAGGTTGTCCAGCTGTAACTTTACCTATAACAGGGACGCGAACAAACGGTGTGCTTTGAATTTCCTCGCTACGGATAAACTCATCATCAAGGATTTCAATGGCTCTTGGCTTAGTTGGATCTCGGCGTATTAAGCCTTTCTTCTCTAAACGTGCTAAATGCCCGTGTACAGTGGAGCTAGAAGCTAGTCCTACGGCTTCACCAATTTCTCTTACTGAAGGTGGATATCCTTTGTCTTTTACTTCGCTTTTAATAAATTCTAGGATGGCACGTTGTCGGTTCGATAATGTTTTCATTCCAATCACCTCAATATTAATTACCAAATTCTACTTATAAGCATTATAACACAGAACAAAAATAAGAACAAACATAAGTTCGAAAAAATAGTTGACGAGAATATCTGTTCTGTTTATAATAAAAACGAACAAACGTTTTGGAAACAAATGTTTGACTCCAGGTGAACAATTTTAATGAAAGACCACTATATATGATGAGGTGAAGGAAATGTCAATGCTTAAATTGTTAAAGGATTATTCTTATGTGATCGTGTTTGTTATCATCTTGTTTATTGTTTTCTATACCATGACTTCTGTTCTAGCTACTGCGGGGGATGCTGAAGAGTCGTCTGTCATTATTGAGCATGGTGATACTCTTTGGAAGATTGCTACTGAGCACCACAAGAGTATGGGACTATCGGTACAAGAGTATGTTAGGCTAATCCAAAAGCTGAATGGACTGGATTCGGTTGTGATTTACCCTGGTCAAGAATTAGCGATAATGATTGGCTATAAGTGATGTATGCTTCCCTAAGTGGAAAGCAGTGAGCATATTTTGCCCAAGCTGAACGAAACATGCTATAATACGGATACATGAACTGAACTATATTTCGTATTGTGAGGGATTGTTTTGCTTTCAACGGAGAAGATTCAACGGATTAATGAGCTTGCCAAAAAGGATAAAGAATCAGGTTTGACTAATGCAGAGAAAGAGGAGCAGAAGGAGCTGCGAGCGGAATATCTTAAGACGTTACGTTCCTCTTTAAAGTCAGACCTAATGAATGTAACGATCGTAGATCCGAATGGGGACGATGTAACCCCACAGAAGCTAAAGAATGAGCAAGCAAAGCGCAAGAAGCATTAAATAAATAGGTTGACCTTTAAAGGAAGTCAGTTATCAAAAACTGGCTTTTTTTGTTTTTATTTGTATGTCTAAAGAGGCTCGGATTGTCCCTGACCAATTAACGAAAAAAATTTTAGCACCAACTTTCCTTTTATACTTAGGGCTTAGAAAGATAGGGGGAAATGTTCACATTTTTTTGGACAACTT is a window encoding:
- the lexA gene encoding transcriptional repressor LexA, coding for MKTLSNRQRAILEFIKSEVKDKGYPPSVREIGEAVGLASSSTVHGHLARLEKKGLIRRDPTKPRAIEILDDEFIRSEEIQSTPFVRVPVIGKVTAGQPITAIENVDEYFPLPERFAHDSEHIYMLSVQGDSMIEAGIYDRDYVIVKQQNVANNGDIVVAMTDEGEATIKRFFKEKDYFRLQPENSSLEPIILRDVSILGKVVGVFRTLH
- a CDS encoding cell division suppressor protein YneA gives rise to the protein MSMLKLLKDYSYVIVFVIILFIVFYTMTSVLATAGDAEESSVIIEHGDTLWKIATEHHKSMGLSVQEYVRLIQKLNGLDSVVIYPGQELAIMIGYK
- a CDS encoding DUF896 domain-containing protein: MLSTEKIQRINELAKKDKESGLTNAEKEEQKELRAEYLKTLRSSLKSDLMNVTIVDPNGDDVTPQKLKNEQAKRKKH